In Candidatus Nitrosotenuis uzonensis, one DNA window encodes the following:
- a CDS encoding universal stress protein, translating into MQKSKIVYEHSTTMFKHILVVFVGPKIKAKSFLVGLGIAKKFNSNIFAVDCVYKHPPRFHFFETKADKESVAKQKAKSLESLKKLQTFANNANVQVTTKLVLTDAITDWVTDYVKSNRIDLLIMDYPHEPQYDIDLSADIIRAILEKVSVPVLSLRD; encoded by the coding sequence ATGCAAAAGAGCAAAATAGTATACGAGCACAGTACAACTATGTTCAAACACATTTTAGTAGTTTTTGTAGGGCCTAAAATAAAAGCAAAATCATTTCTTGTAGGACTGGGGATCGCTAAAAAGTTCAACTCTAATATTTTTGCTGTCGATTGTGTGTATAAACACCCGCCACGATTTCACTTCTTTGAAACTAAAGCAGACAAAGAAAGTGTTGCCAAACAAAAGGCAAAATCATTAGAATCCCTCAAAAAATTGCAAACGTTTGCCAATAACGCGAATGTGCAGGTCACTACCAAGCTCGTGCTAACTGATGCAATAACTGACTGGGTCACAGACTATGTAAAATCAAACAGGATAGACCTGCTAATAATGGATTACCCTCATGAACCACAATATGACATAGACCTTTCTGCAGATATCATACGGGCAATACTTGAAAAAGTAAGCGTTCCTGTTCTCTCGCTTAGAGATTAG
- a CDS encoding citrate synthase gives MDTKNIGLRDIEVADTKISDIDGERGKLIYRGYDILDLTKNSTFEETSYLLLNDDLPTRTELEEFKQRLIDARDMPRQMQSNMRNWRKNADPMVMLQAFVVALAGYYDDKGENDEQINYQSAINLISKMPTIVASWERVRTGKDIVDPDPRLSHAANFLNMLVGEKPDAETERIFDICLILHADHTFNASTFAAREVASTGAHMYSAVSAAIGALSGPLHGGANHEVMKMLLEIKSVDNAESWVKERLNRGEKIMGMGHAVYKTYDPRAQVLKELSKRLAKKTGQPWYDITEVVEETTIREMKKQKGIDIYPNVDLYSASLYYMLKIPPDLNTPIFAISRVAGWTSHVIEEKFARAAPKPVLYRPKATYVGKYCGPQGCEYKPIELRQ, from the coding sequence TTGGATACAAAAAACATTGGCCTCCGAGACATTGAGGTGGCAGATACAAAAATATCAGATATAGACGGCGAGAGAGGAAAGCTGATCTACCGCGGCTATGATATTTTAGATTTGACAAAAAATTCGACCTTTGAGGAAACTAGTTATCTTCTTTTGAATGACGACCTGCCGACAAGGACTGAGCTTGAGGAATTCAAACAGAGATTGATTGATGCTCGAGACATGCCGCGTCAGATGCAATCAAACATGAGAAACTGGCGTAAGAATGCAGATCCTATGGTAATGCTACAGGCATTCGTCGTTGCATTAGCAGGATACTATGACGATAAGGGTGAAAACGATGAGCAGATCAACTATCAAAGCGCCATAAACCTTATTTCAAAAATGCCTACCATAGTAGCAAGCTGGGAACGTGTAAGGACGGGCAAGGACATTGTGGATCCAGATCCAAGACTATCACATGCGGCAAACTTTCTTAACATGCTCGTTGGGGAAAAACCAGATGCCGAAACCGAGAGAATTTTCGATATTTGTCTAATTTTACACGCAGATCACACATTCAATGCGTCAACTTTTGCAGCACGTGAGGTAGCATCGACTGGAGCACATATGTACTCAGCGGTTAGTGCGGCAATCGGCGCTCTGTCAGGCCCTCTACATGGAGGCGCAAATCACGAAGTGATGAAAATGTTACTTGAGATAAAAAGTGTCGACAATGCAGAATCGTGGGTAAAAGAGAGGTTGAACAGAGGAGAGAAGATAATGGGCATGGGACATGCAGTATACAAAACGTATGATCCTAGGGCTCAAGTTCTAAAGGAGCTTTCAAAGAGGCTTGCCAAGAAAACAGGACAGCCATGGTATGACATTACAGAAGTTGTTGAAGAGACCACTATAAGAGAAATGAAAAAACAGAAAGGCATAGACATCTATCCAAATGTTGACCTTTATAGTGCATCGTTATACTATATGCTAAAGATTCCTCCAGATCTCAATACTCCGATATTTGCCATATCTCGTGTTGCAGGATGGACATCGCATGTAATTGAGGAGAAATTTGCACGTGCTGCTCCAAAACCTGTTTTGTATAGGCCAAAGGCAACATATGTAGGAAAATATTGTGGACCACAAGGATGCGAATACAAGCCGATAGAATTGCGTCAATAA
- a CDS encoding TrmB family transcriptional regulator: MAKEHGLTVSLEEFGLSKYEARAYVALITHGTISASEVAYYAELPRTKVYPVLLKLQQKKLAIISKSKPVMCTGIAPEDAFDEIVHEQINKVDAMNTLVSKLKKISEESKKARGAEEKRYFHLHSNYVVKQLRTMIGGAKSSMCITTDAWGMSILAECKEELLSVLRRDLDVRLIIPTQVIGSESFRAMPEGIKIRSSEIIQNCFIFDDTELLLIDNTNGRGAVFSSTDVLGANQTRLFDQIWKDALKIDNLTEMTKSQALEVCRIINIVNENGLGFTLNSIIGSKIKLVDYVKFLEKNGISLKDKTFEQILDLVNSTLEITCSGSAQYDERSKNIILESKLNSGHSLPWAMLLENYLEQKGYHSKLIYRSDSHRGEFVHIKIDQ; this comes from the coding sequence ATGGCAAAAGAACATGGGCTAACCGTGAGTTTAGAAGAATTTGGACTATCAAAATACGAGGCAAGAGCATATGTTGCACTTATAACGCATGGGACAATTTCGGCTAGCGAAGTTGCATATTATGCCGAACTTCCTAGAACCAAAGTCTATCCAGTATTACTAAAGCTGCAGCAGAAAAAACTTGCAATTATATCAAAAAGTAAGCCTGTCATGTGCACCGGTATTGCGCCAGAGGATGCATTTGATGAAATTGTTCATGAACAGATAAACAAAGTTGATGCAATGAATACCCTTGTATCAAAACTCAAGAAAATAAGCGAGGAGAGTAAAAAGGCAAGAGGAGCTGAGGAGAAAAGGTACTTTCATCTTCATTCAAACTATGTTGTAAAGCAGCTAAGAACGATGATTGGTGGCGCAAAATCATCAATGTGTATAACCACGGATGCGTGGGGCATGAGTATATTAGCAGAATGTAAAGAAGAACTCTTATCAGTACTCAGAAGAGATTTGGACGTGCGTCTGATTATTCCAACCCAAGTAATTGGAAGTGAATCATTCAGGGCAATGCCGGAAGGAATCAAGATTAGATCTTCTGAGATTATTCAGAATTGTTTTATCTTCGATGATACGGAGCTATTGTTGATTGACAATACAAATGGCAGAGGGGCGGTGTTTTCATCTACAGACGTCTTGGGCGCAAATCAGACAAGATTGTTTGATCAGATATGGAAAGATGCACTCAAAATTGATAATTTGACTGAGATGACAAAGAGTCAAGCGCTTGAAGTGTGTAGAATAATCAACATCGTAAACGAGAATGGTTTGGGATTCACGCTCAACTCCATCATAGGTTCCAAAATAAAACTCGTCGATTATGTAAAATTTTTAGAAAAAAATGGTATCTCATTAAAAGATAAAACGTTTGAACAGATTCTTGATCTGGTAAACTCTACGCTAGAAATAACATGTTCAGGAAGTGCCCAGTATGACGAAAGATCAAAAAACATCATACTAGAATCGAAACTTAACAGTGGACATTCACTACCGTGGGCAATGCTACTTGAGAACTATCTTGAACAAAAAGGATACCATTCAAAGTTGATCTATCGTTCCGACTCCCATAGAGGCGAATTTGTGCACATAAAGATAGACCAATAA
- the lsrF gene encoding 3-hydroxy-5-phosphonooxypentane-2,4-dione thiolase, with product MDWGLKNRISSIIKPQNNRGVMLAVDHGYFLGPTEKLEVPRKTIAPLLKYCDSLMVTRGVVRTSVDATYPVPIVLRVSGGSSIIGEDLSNEKITTSIKDAIRINASALAMSIFVGAKYEHNSLVGLGNLVNEAEEYGLPVLAVTAVGKELEKRDARYLSLSCRIAAEFGAHMVKTYYCDNFEKVVNSCPVPVIIAGGPKLPERDALALTYNALKAGAAGVDMGRNIWQSQFPIPMIRAVRAIVHSNYNLNQAYDLFKKLCKEYPQNNRNSQPLTARLPQKQQKPQQKQQKPQQQKPQQQKPQQKPQQKPQQKPQQKP from the coding sequence ATGGATTGGGGTTTAAAAAACAGAATTTCAAGTATAATCAAACCGCAGAACAATCGTGGAGTTATGCTTGCCGTAGATCATGGCTATTTTCTTGGGCCTACAGAGAAGCTTGAGGTTCCACGAAAGACAATTGCACCGCTCTTAAAGTACTGTGATTCGTTGATGGTTACACGAGGTGTAGTGAGGACATCTGTTGACGCTACATATCCTGTTCCAATAGTACTACGAGTCTCTGGAGGCTCTAGCATAATTGGAGAAGATCTATCTAATGAAAAAATAACTACTAGCATAAAAGATGCCATAAGAATAAACGCAAGCGCTCTTGCTATGTCAATATTTGTAGGCGCAAAATACGAACACAATTCCTTGGTGGGCCTTGGAAATCTGGTAAATGAAGCAGAAGAATACGGTTTACCAGTTCTAGCAGTGACAGCAGTTGGTAAAGAACTTGAAAAGCGTGACGCACGATACTTATCGCTTTCATGCAGAATCGCCGCCGAATTTGGTGCACATATGGTCAAGACGTACTATTGTGACAATTTTGAGAAAGTGGTAAACAGCTGTCCAGTTCCTGTAATCATTGCAGGAGGACCTAAACTGCCTGAACGTGACGCACTAGCATTGACATACAATGCGCTTAAAGCAGGTGCTGCAGGAGTTGACATGGGACGCAATATTTGGCAATCACAATTCCCAATACCTATGATCAGAGCCGTACGCGCGATAGTTCATTCCAATTATAACCTGAATCAAGCATACGACTTGTTCAAAAAACTTTGTAAAGAATATCCTCAAAACAATAGAAATTCACAGCCTCTTACTGCAAGACTTCCACAAAAACAACAAAAGCCACAACAAAAACAACAAAAACCACAACAACAAAAACCACAACAACAAAAACCACAACAAAAACCACAACAAAAACCACAACAAAAACCACAACAAAAACCAC
- a CDS encoding RidA family protein, with product MIEDNLKRLGIVLPIPPKPAGSYVPVVVSGNLAFVSGQIPIQDGKVMFTGRVPTEKSIQEAQQAARLCAINILAQLKANLGSLERITRILRVSGFVNSDAGFSEQPKIINAASDFLFEIFGESGKHSRIAIGASSLPLNSTVEIDMIAEISTG from the coding sequence GTGATTGAAGACAATCTAAAGAGACTTGGAATTGTTTTACCAATCCCTCCAAAACCGGCAGGCTCGTATGTGCCCGTGGTAGTATCTGGGAATCTTGCATTTGTGTCAGGACAGATTCCAATACAAGACGGAAAAGTGATGTTTACAGGCAGAGTCCCCACGGAGAAATCCATACAAGAGGCCCAACAAGCAGCCAGACTCTGTGCAATCAACATCTTGGCTCAGTTAAAGGCAAACCTGGGCAGCTTGGAGAGAATTACAAGAATTCTCAGAGTGTCAGGATTTGTAAATTCCGATGCAGGTTTTTCAGAACAGCCAAAGATAATCAATGCCGCATCTGATTTTCTATTTGAGATTTTTGGAGAGAGTGGAAAACATTCAAGAATTGCAATAGGTGCATCGAGTTTGCCGCTTAATTCCACCGTAGAAATTGATATGATAGCCGAGATTTCTACTGGTTAA
- a CDS encoding V-type ATP synthase subunit F: MKIVTVGSRIFVTSFQLAGVQGIIADNPQTAFSEIKKLSDDPDVGLVLVSEDISTPINMDLTKLRATKSKPLIFSLPSAGSAKQEVDYRKMLKTILGV, from the coding sequence GTGAAAATAGTAACAGTTGGAAGTCGAATATTCGTGACGTCCTTTCAACTTGCTGGCGTTCAAGGTATTATAGCAGACAATCCACAAACCGCATTTTCCGAGATAAAAAAATTATCTGATGATCCGGATGTGGGGTTGGTGCTTGTAAGTGAAGATATTTCAACTCCTATTAACATGGATCTTACAAAACTACGTGCGACCAAATCAAAGCCCCTGATATTCTCGCTTCCATCAGCTGGCTCGGCCAAGCAAGAAGTTGATTACAGAAAGATGCTCAAGACAATCTTGGGCGTCTAA
- a CDS encoding CxxC-x17-CxxC domain-containing protein, producing the protein MSYDRKLYPCTCSDCGKQSEVPFEPKPDRPVYCRECFPKHQKPRFQRRY; encoded by the coding sequence ATGTCATACGACAGAAAATTGTACCCGTGTACTTGTTCTGACTGCGGTAAACAGTCCGAGGTACCTTTTGAACCAAAACCAGACAGACCAGTCTATTGTAGAGAGTGTTTTCCAAAGCACCAAAAACCACGATTTCAGAGAAGATATTAA
- a CDS encoding DHHA1 domain-containing protein, producing the protein MEDADGISSAALIRQAFGGETVLVDYPGLMPALEALEHDEKLKSLYICDLGLSKNNQDQFVEILSSLKKKKVAITYVDHHDIDPEIVKKLQKAKIKIIHDVNECTTVQVYGAFKSKLSDHAAFIAACAAITDYMEDRPKGSRLLQIYDRQFALISATVLTYNIVGHQKDPDYLLYLVEMLSESKYPHEIPNSFEFAQIQVEKLATMIEKVKKSLKKMKNLGYMEIIDAGASGAVNFVLGLSGKDVGVAYKERVDHGIYAVSIRGSKSCSIHLGRLVNSLAQDFGGSGGGHDKACGAVIPKDKIISFIKALNTKLNQ; encoded by the coding sequence ATGGAAGATGCAGACGGAATTAGCTCTGCCGCACTTATTCGCCAAGCATTTGGCGGTGAAACCGTTTTGGTGGATTATCCTGGATTAATGCCTGCACTTGAAGCCCTTGAACATGATGAAAAACTCAAGTCGTTATACATATGTGACCTTGGTTTGAGCAAAAACAATCAAGATCAATTTGTAGAAATTCTGTCTTCGTTAAAAAAGAAAAAGGTGGCTATAACATATGTTGATCATCATGACATTGATCCGGAGATTGTAAAGAAATTACAAAAGGCAAAAATCAAAATAATTCACGATGTTAATGAATGTACTACGGTTCAAGTATACGGTGCATTCAAATCTAAACTATCTGATCACGCCGCGTTCATAGCTGCATGCGCTGCAATAACTGACTATATGGAAGATAGGCCGAAGGGATCTAGGCTACTACAGATTTATGACCGACAGTTTGCATTAATATCTGCAACAGTTCTTACGTACAACATAGTTGGACACCAAAAGGATCCTGACTATCTGTTGTACCTTGTAGAAATGCTTAGTGAATCAAAATATCCGCATGAAATTCCAAACTCTTTTGAGTTTGCACAAATTCAAGTTGAAAAGTTAGCCACCATGATAGAGAAGGTCAAAAAATCTCTTAAGAAAATGAAGAATCTTGGTTATATGGAAATCATTGATGCTGGTGCAAGTGGAGCCGTGAATTTTGTATTGGGCTTATCTGGGAAAGATGTAGGTGTGGCGTACAAAGAAAGAGTTGATCATGGAATCTATGCCGTATCGATTAGGGGTTCGAAATCGTGCTCCATTCATCTTGGCCGACTTGTAAACTCGCTTGCTCAGGATTTTGGCGGTTCAGGAGGAGGTCACGATAAAGCATGTGGTGCAGTCATACCAAAAGACAAAATCATATCATTTATCAAGGCCCTTAACACAAAACTTAACCAGTAG
- the carA gene encoding glutamine-hydrolyzing carbamoyl-phosphate synthase small subunit: MHISRVTISVKKAQWANKHGKLVLADGTVFDGLGFGYPKTIFGELVFNTGMVGYTETLTDPSYAGQILTLTYPLIGNYGVPDPDVTDESGIPEFFESDRIQARGLVIHELSEIASHWNLKMTLDEWLYKQGVPGISGIDTRSLTKKLRTSGVMMAALAVSDSEIDVDTVKEQLSQANPYTSEQFMDTVSIKQPQIFGTEKDCVVIIDTGVKNAILRNVRNLGYKVVKLPWNATIDQVLSYNPKGVILSNGPGDPEKCPQTIQTAKQLIEKNIPTLGICLGAQIIGLAGGATTYKLKYGHRGQNKSCVNLSNNQVYVTSQNHGYGIDPNSLKNTDFDLWFTNADDDTVEGIRHKNKKIIAVQFHPEASPGPYDCKYVFEELDNLIKEGETNKK; this comes from the coding sequence ATCCACATTTCGAGGGTCACAATTTCAGTAAAAAAAGCCCAATGGGCAAACAAACACGGAAAACTGGTTTTAGCAGATGGTACCGTTTTTGACGGGTTGGGATTTGGATACCCAAAGACCATCTTTGGCGAACTTGTGTTTAATACGGGTATGGTAGGTTATACAGAAACCCTGACGGATCCATCATACGCAGGCCAAATACTGACTTTAACATATCCACTGATCGGTAACTATGGCGTCCCAGATCCAGACGTGACTGACGAGTCGGGCATACCTGAGTTTTTCGAATCTGACAGAATTCAGGCACGAGGCCTTGTCATCCACGAGCTCTCTGAAATAGCAAGTCACTGGAATCTGAAAATGACGCTTGATGAATGGTTATACAAACAAGGCGTTCCAGGCATATCTGGAATAGATACCCGCAGTTTAACTAAAAAACTACGAACCAGTGGTGTCATGATGGCCGCATTAGCAGTGTCAGATTCTGAAATAGACGTGGATACAGTTAAAGAGCAACTCTCACAAGCAAATCCGTACACCTCAGAACAATTCATGGATACTGTATCGATAAAACAACCACAGATATTTGGCACTGAAAAAGACTGTGTAGTCATTATAGACACTGGTGTTAAGAACGCCATATTGCGAAACGTGCGCAATCTTGGATACAAAGTAGTGAAGCTTCCTTGGAATGCAACAATTGATCAAGTGTTATCATACAATCCAAAAGGGGTTATACTGAGTAACGGCCCGGGTGATCCAGAAAAATGCCCTCAGACAATTCAAACAGCAAAACAACTGATTGAAAAGAATATACCGACACTTGGAATCTGTCTTGGGGCACAGATAATAGGACTTGCTGGAGGAGCAACTACGTACAAGCTCAAATACGGTCACAGAGGCCAGAATAAATCCTGTGTAAATCTTAGCAACAACCAAGTTTATGTAACCAGCCAAAACCACGGTTATGGAATTGATCCAAATTCCCTCAAGAACACTGATTTTGATTTATGGTTTACCAACGCAGACGATGATACCGTTGAAGGCATTCGACATAAAAACAAAAAGATCATTGCAGTACAGTTCCATCCGGAAGCTTCTCCAGGACCATATGATTGCAAGTATGTGTTCGAGGAGCTTGACAATCTCATAAAGGAGGGGGAGACTAATAAAAAATGA
- a CDS encoding zinc-dependent dehydrogenase codes for MKTAFVKGPSSVEVVESTISKLAPGEILVKMQSCGICGSDVEKVFGKYGQPSMRLGHEPAGIIIAVGDKISEFKVGDRVFTHHHVPCYSCHFCVHGNETMCQRYSDSNLNPCGLSEEYIVPEWNVSHGGVLKIPDHMSFDEAAMIEPLACCVRAWNKFSHRLGDSAAIFGTGPTGVMHAMIAQSNGFSQVFCFDVNDFRLDFARQLGALPLKSGSENSIETLTSNTQGHGVDVSIIATSHLGAITDAIACTRKGGTIILFGVPTKGATMNIDMSIIYAKELTLVPTYAASDIDTKQALELIATGKVDVKKLITHRYSLAESQKAFEHAHTGQNAMKIIIHS; via the coding sequence ATGAAAACAGCATTCGTAAAAGGCCCTTCAAGCGTTGAAGTTGTAGAATCAACAATATCGAAACTTGCCCCTGGTGAGATATTGGTAAAAATGCAATCTTGTGGGATATGCGGTTCTGACGTTGAAAAGGTGTTTGGCAAATACGGACAACCATCAATGCGCCTTGGACACGAACCTGCTGGAATAATAATTGCTGTGGGTGATAAGATTAGTGAATTCAAGGTAGGAGATAGAGTCTTCACACATCATCATGTACCTTGCTATTCATGCCATTTTTGTGTTCATGGTAATGAGACAATGTGTCAGAGATATTCTGATAGTAACTTGAATCCATGCGGACTGTCAGAAGAATATATCGTGCCTGAATGGAATGTATCTCATGGTGGGGTATTGAAAATCCCGGATCATATGTCATTTGATGAGGCAGCGATGATAGAGCCTTTGGCATGCTGTGTTCGGGCCTGGAATAAATTTTCGCATAGGCTTGGCGATTCAGCTGCCATATTCGGTACTGGTCCAACTGGAGTGATGCATGCTATGATCGCACAGTCAAATGGATTTTCTCAAGTTTTTTGCTTTGATGTAAATGACTTTAGATTGGACTTTGCAAGGCAGCTTGGTGCGTTACCATTAAAATCAGGTAGTGAAAACTCGATTGAAACCCTAACGTCAAATACTCAGGGGCATGGAGTGGACGTATCGATAATTGCCACTAGCCATCTTGGCGCTATAACAGATGCTATTGCATGCACAAGAAAAGGAGGCACGATTATACTGTTTGGTGTGCCAACAAAAGGAGCCACTATGAACATTGATATGAGTATCATTTATGCAAAAGAACTCACATTGGTTCCGACATACGCAGCGTCTGACATTGACACCAAACAAGCATTAGAACTAATCGCGACCGGTAAAGTTGATGTAAAAAAGCTAATTACCCATCGATATTCTCTTGCAGAATCACAAAAAGCATTTGAACATGCCCATACTGGTCAGAACGCCATGAAGATCATTATTCATAGTTAG
- a CDS encoding AAA family ATPase — translation MSLAPQELENNASKYASDAIRLDSQGARGMAIANYQKAIDALVKLIHLYPDNKLNKVYTERCRSYENRIKALQMTHGVDIEPAVDPKATPAEQKAQLEKKKDEDDFDDMIMKEKPDVTWKEVIGLDDAKTALRESIVYPTQRPDLFPLGWPRGILLYGPPGCGKTVLAAATANEIDGYFIVVDAASMMSKWLGEAEKNVSKVFRLARGYAEKENKPVILFIDEIDSLLGNRNSEVGGEVRTKNQFLTEMDGINGKGKDIKLYVIGATNKPWSLDWPFLRRFQKRVYVPLPTLEAREALFELYTAQLKKDDRVRPSELAKIFDGYSASDIKDICQGAQLRIVNELFSNPAYHEPVAGEAPPQPRELNMTDFREIMTRRKPSVSMDMIRAYYKWSEQFKAL, via the coding sequence ATGAGTCTAGCACCACAAGAATTAGAAAACAATGCAAGCAAGTACGCATCTGATGCAATACGACTTGATTCCCAAGGGGCAAGAGGTATGGCAATTGCAAACTACCAAAAAGCTATCGACGCTCTTGTAAAATTAATCCACTTGTATCCTGATAACAAATTAAACAAGGTCTATACGGAACGATGCAGATCATACGAAAATCGAATAAAAGCACTTCAGATGACACATGGTGTAGACATCGAGCCTGCTGTGGACCCCAAAGCAACACCAGCCGAACAAAAGGCTCAGCTTGAGAAGAAAAAGGACGAAGATGACTTTGATGATATGATAATGAAGGAAAAGCCAGACGTAACATGGAAAGAAGTGATAGGACTTGACGATGCAAAAACTGCTTTACGTGAATCAATAGTATATCCAACCCAAAGGCCGGATTTATTCCCGCTTGGATGGCCGCGTGGCATACTACTGTATGGCCCTCCTGGCTGCGGAAAGACGGTATTGGCCGCTGCAACTGCCAACGAAATTGACGGCTACTTTATTGTAGTTGATGCAGCCTCGATGATGAGCAAATGGCTAGGCGAAGCAGAAAAGAACGTATCTAAGGTGTTCAGACTTGCTAGAGGTTATGCCGAAAAAGAAAACAAACCTGTAATATTGTTTATAGATGAAATTGATTCACTTCTTGGCAACAGAAATTCTGAAGTCGGAGGCGAGGTTAGAACAAAAAACCAATTTCTCACAGAAATGGACGGAATAAATGGCAAGGGCAAAGACATTAAACTATACGTGATTGGGGCTACTAACAAACCATGGAGCCTTGATTGGCCATTCTTAAGGAGATTCCAAAAGAGGGTTTACGTACCGCTTCCGACACTTGAGGCAAGGGAAGCTCTTTTTGAGTTGTATACTGCGCAGCTGAAAAAGGATGATAGGGTAAGACCATCAGAGCTAGCAAAGATCTTTGATGGTTATTCAGCATCTGATATTAAGGATATTTGTCAGGGTGCACAATTAAGAATAGTAAATGAATTGTTCAGCAACCCAGCATACCACGAACCCGTAGCAGGTGAAGCGCCTCCACAACCAAGAGAGCTTAACATGACTGACTTTAGGGAGATAATGACTAGACGAAAGCCAAGCGTTTCGATGGATATGATCCGAGCTTACTACAAGTGGAGTGAACAATTCAAAGCATTATAG
- a CDS encoding DUF1059 domain-containing protein produces the protein MTIKLSCNDYGFECGFVLEGQKSLSLIKKLRDHFESEHGIDYSVDAIIQMIVNKGHSRDSIKNE, from the coding sequence ATGACAATAAAACTTTCATGTAATGACTATGGATTTGAGTGTGGTTTTGTTCTGGAAGGACAGAAAAGCTTGTCATTAATAAAGAAACTCAGAGACCACTTTGAAAGTGAACATGGAATAGACTACTCGGTGGATGCCATAATACAAATGATAGTCAACAAGGGTCATTCCAGAGACTCTATAAAAAATGAATAG
- a CDS encoding metallophosphoesterase → MATTRPIPSKPALMLEGTRKYLIVTDMHIGFEAELAQKKIFVGRNTILQELLDEMHDIIKSQKPDEVILLGDIKSSISRISNNEWDEVPKFLKELSNMADVSIIPGNHDGNIQQLIPENINLISSAGMIIENTLLTHGHTLPSENFAEVDKIIIGHVHPVFFDENSILNGQQIWISLKTKKENLFPSKSGQLEIIIVPSFNRYFYATKKTQYRKSISPIIEKIRSSVSAKLVTLDGTIIGDESLLPQVL, encoded by the coding sequence GTGGCAACAACTAGGCCAATACCATCAAAACCAGCACTGATGTTAGAAGGAACAAGAAAATATTTGATTGTTACTGACATGCACATAGGTTTTGAAGCAGAACTGGCTCAGAAAAAAATCTTTGTGGGTAGAAATACAATACTGCAGGAACTGTTAGACGAGATGCATGACATCATCAAATCGCAAAAACCAGATGAGGTCATACTCTTAGGTGATATCAAATCAAGTATAAGCAGAATTTCAAATAACGAGTGGGACGAGGTTCCCAAATTTTTAAAGGAATTAAGCAATATGGCCGACGTTTCCATCATACCAGGAAATCATGATGGTAATATACAGCAGCTTATTCCAGAAAATATCAATCTAATAAGCTCAGCAGGCATGATAATTGAGAATACGTTATTAACACATGGGCATACATTGCCATCAGAAAACTTTGCAGAAGTAGATAAAATAATCATAGGTCATGTTCACCCTGTCTTCTTTGACGAGAATTCAATCCTCAATGGCCAGCAAATATGGATTTCGTTGAAAACAAAAAAAGAAAACTTGTTTCCATCAAAGAGTGGTCAGCTTGAAATCATCATAGTTCCTTCTTTTAACAGATATTTTTATGCGACTAAGAAAACACAGTATAGAAAATCGATTTCTCCCATAATAGAAAAGATCCGAAGTTCAGTATCTGCCAAGCTTGTCACGTTAGATGGTACCATAATTGGCGATGAATCGTTATTACCGCAAGTTTTATGA